One window of Cygnus atratus isolate AKBS03 ecotype Queensland, Australia chromosome 29, CAtr_DNAZoo_HiC_assembly, whole genome shotgun sequence genomic DNA carries:
- the LOC118260171 gene encoding RIMS-binding protein 3A-like, translated as MIRGGVGQGPVAYSHPSSRRGPARPPSRPVQQEEHTKELEALQAQLEAERLRSQELHRRFADEICEMKKTAEQERQLLAEKLRSKWEQQRARELQQLWELSQKQRATEIRQLLREKEARWRQAQELLQQQRDDAIRQARELQQELAEELVKHGCSSSSEARSKLQEVHRQLQWRKDSKQTAHILNLQNELELQRKLFQQYILEQAEGRPPASHSEDRAAAWHRLQTRLGTGTTGTCSSKRPGASGAAGGGGQQTTHSSLKDAHLQGEGKSCGRAVTDVAVQVAAQQEACPPGSGESQLLEEKAHLQHALEDLQRQCSVLQEETRLLRKKRSLELREEVERLQQKTNMLGLLTKHLQEEDRQLKEIALKSGKTAAKTEQVDQQQRGQLETEAGKKLRPHKNLDQERSRLQKGYEELKVRLTEMINENARRAEENSQLRGQKERIEEVRSDSAALKGKLVQVTEQQSSAMREAKHLQTRLKDLGCELKAMRQLAERRQQQENDLEETKRLLQTKKEEVEHLQRAWAEQRRTHEEDAQVSQAQLRELEKQHQHQSQQCELLSQQLEQEKRKKSNRIGSGLPQVTSSPTAQAYAEQSHDLCNREEGPVGGNGESGAEDVSFILQSSGQESLKLRKFLARYSYDPFEGPNEHPEEELPLTAGEFIYVYGDMDEDGWFVGELMDGTRGFVPSNLVEEVSDDDVMTTVPPELRDLLQDSDDEVRFCSRRRKKKRRNK; from the coding sequence ATGATCCGGGGTGGTGTGGGCCAGGGGCCCGTGGCGTACAGTCACCCCTCATCCCGTCGGGGCCCAGCGCGACCCCCCAGCAGGcctgtgcagcaggaggagcacacGAAGGAACTGGAGGCGCTGCAGGCCCAGCTGGAGGCCGAGCGTCTCCGCTCCCAGGAGCTGCACCGCCGCTTTGCTGATGAAATCTGTGAGATGAAgaagacagcagagcaggagcgGCAGCTTCTGGCTGAGAAGCTACGCTCCAAATGGGAGCAGCAACGGGCacgggagctgcagcagctgtgggagctgagCCAGAAGCAGCGGGCAACAGAGATCCGTCAGCTGCTGCGTGAGAAGGAGGCCAGGTGGCGCCAGGCACAGGAgttgctccagcagcagcgggACGACGCCATCCGCCAGgcgcgggagctgcagcaggagctggccgAGGAGCTGGTGAAGCacggctgcagcagcagcagcgaggccCGCAGCAAGCTGCAGGAGGTCCACAGGCAGCTCCAGTGGCGGAAGGACAGCAAGCAGACCGCCCACATCCTAAACCTGCAAAATGAACTGGAACTGCAGAGAAAACTCTTCCAGCAGTACATcctggagcaggctgaggggcGGCCGCCTGCCTCCCACAGCGAagacagggctgcagcctggcaccGCCTGCAGACTCGCCTGGGCACAGGGACCACCGGGACCTGCTCTTCGAAGCGCCCCGGTGcatctggtgctgctggtggaggagggcagcagaCAACCCACTCCAGCTTAAAAGACGCTCACCtccagggagaagggaagagctgCGGGCGGGCGGTCACAGACGTGGCTGTTCAGGTCGCAGCGCAACAAGAGGCCTGTCCACCTGGCAGTGGAGagagccagctgctggaggagaaagcTCATCTGCAGCATGCCCTGGAGGACCTGCAGAGGCAATGCAGTGTCCTTCAAGAGGAGACCCGccttctgaggaagaaaaggtcTCTGGAActgagggaggaggtggagaggctCCAGCAGAAGACTAATATGCTAGGCCTCCTTACCAAGCACCTGCAAGAAGAAGACAGGCAACTGAAAGAGATCGCCTTGAAATCTGGAAAGACTGCTGCAAAGACAGAGCAGGTCgaccagcagcagagagggcAACTGGAAACCGAGGCTGGGAAAAAACTTAGGCCTCACAAGAACCTGGATCAGGAACGCTCAAGACTGCAGAAAGGGTACGAGGAGCTGAAAGTGCGTCTAACAGAGATGATAAATGAAAATGCCAGACGCgcagaagaaaattctcagcTCCGTGGGCAGAAGGAGCGGATAGAGGAGGTTCGATCTGACAGCGCTGCTCTGAAGGGGAAACTCGTGCAAGTGACAGAGCAGCAAAGTTCTGCCATGAGAGAGGCCAAACATCTTCAAACGCGACTGAAAGATCTGGGTTGTGAACTGAAAGCCATGAGACAACTGGCAGAACGAAGGCAACAACAGGAGAACGACCTCGAGGAAACAAAGCGACTGCTGCAGACGAAAAAAGAGGAAGTTGAGCATTTGCAGAGGGCTTGGGCAGAGCAAAGGAGGACACATGAGGAAGACGCGCAAGTGTCTCAAGCGCAGCTGAGAGAATTAGAGAAACAGCATCAGCACCAAAGTCAACAATGTGAGCTGCTCTCTCAGCAACttgagcaagaaaaaagaaaaaaatccaaccgTATCGGTTCAGGACTACCACAGGTGACATCATCTCCCACAGCACAGGCCTATGCAGAGCAGTCCCATGACCTTTGCAACCGTGAAGAGGGCCCTGTGGGTGGGAACGGAGAATCAGGAGCAGAGGATGTGTCCTTCATCCTGCAGTCCTCGGGACAAGAATCGCTAAAACTTCGAAAATTTTTAGCTCGATATAGCTACGATCCTTTTGAGGGTCCTAATGAGCACCCCGAAGAAGAGCTTCCTCTGACTGCGGGAGAATTCATTTATGTCTATGGAGACATGGATGAAGACGGCTGGTTTGTGGGAGAGCTGATGGATGGCACAAGAGGATTTGTCCCCTCTAATTTGGTAGAAGAAGTTTCAGACGACGACGTGATGACAACTGTGCCTCCAGAGCTACGTGATCTCCTGCAGGATAGCGATGATGAAGTGAGGTTttgcagcaggagaagaaagaagaaacgGAGGAATAAATAA